From the Nitrospirota bacterium genome, the window AAGAAATAACTGCTGTCTCTATCCTTTCGCACTTCTCAATAGAAGCCCCTATAGTTTTTTTAAATGGATAGTGAGCGTATTCCCCGTGGTTTTGCCACGGAGTTAAGCGAGCGAATATGATAAAGAAAATTCTAACATTAGATTCCCTGCGGTCATGCCGTAGGGAATATCAATTTCCAATAGAATAAATACTCCTCTGTGGAAAATACGGGAAGTGTCCCTCCCTCCAAATACAACTGGAATATGCAGCTTCAGAAAGGAGATGCCTTGTTACAAGAAACAGAAATGATTATATTATCCTGACACGCCAGTTTTTTGCCGGACACAAATCGCATAAAGGGGTGCTTATTATTTCATCCTCCCACCGTTTTGATGATTTTAGCGCAATAGCAAAGGCTGTTTTAAAATATATTGAACACTATGACCAGCCTACGGATTATCTTTTTGATTTTGTATGAAAAATTTTTAAATGGCGGTGGCTGGACTCGAACCAGCGACACTACGGATATGAGCCGTATGCTCTAACCGACTGAGCTACACCGCCGGATTTGGAGAGATAAGAAACGGAGTTATCAACAGTAACAAAATCAAGCCGTCAAAGTCAAATTGAAGGCTCTTCTTAAAAACCCTGGATTCCCGCCTTCGCGAGAATGACGACTTTTTATGGAGGAACCAGTTTTACAAGCTCTTATTCCCTTCTTTTTCCCAGGGATTATTTTTAAGAAGCTGTTCAAGTTCTTCAGGAGGCAGGGGCCTGCTGAAGAAGTATCCCTGCATATCATCGCACTGACCGGAGCGCAGAAAATTCAACTGCTCCTCTGTCTCAACTCCCTCGGCGATTACCTTTAATTTAAGGATATGCGCCATGGCAATAATGGCATTGACAATAGCCGCATCATTGGGGTTGATGGTGACTCCCATTAAAAAGGCACGGTCAATTTTCAGCATATCAATGGGGAATGCCTTTAAATAGCTTAATGAGGAATACCCTGTGCCAAAGTCGTCAATGGCGATTTGAACACCCATGTCGTGAATCTTGTTCAGGACACGGACCGTACGGCTGACATCCTTCATAATAGTGCTTTCGGTAATCTCAATCTCAAGCCAGGCCGAACTGAGTCCTGTATTATTTAGGGCTAACGAAATCATCTCAACAAGATTCTGCTGCTGAAACTGCCTTGCAGAAAGATTAACGCCGACACGGAGATGCGGAAGCCCTGCGTCCTGCCAGATCTTATTCTGCCTGCAAGTCTTCCAGAGTATCTGCTCGCCGATTGGTATAATGAGCCCGGTTTCCTCTGCAATAGGGATAAACTGCGCCGGAGGGACTAATCCGAACTCCGGATGCTGCCACCTGACCAGCGCCTCCATGCCTGTAATCCTGCCTGTCTTTATATCAACCCGCGGCTGGTAATGCAGAATAAACTCATCTTTTTTTATTGCCTTTCTCAGGCTGTTCTCCACTGTCAGACGCTCAAATACTGAGGCATTCATGGCAGAGGTGAAAAACTGATAATTGTTTCTGCCGTGTTCTTTAGCCGTGTACATTGCAATATCCGCATTTTTAACGAGCGTTTCTGCATTATCGCCGTCTGCAGGGTACATGCTTATACCGGCGCTTGCAGAGATAAAAAGCTCGTGGATGCCGACACTGAATTTCTCTGTCAGTATATCCAGCACCTTTTGCGCTACTCTGGCGGCGTCGCGGACATGGTTAACGCCGGGAAGGAGTATAGTGAATTCATCGCCTCCATGGCGTGAAATTGTAAATTCATCAATCACATCATGTGAAATGGTATCTGACTGACGGAGTGATTTTGACAGCCGGTCTGCCACTGCCTTGAGCAAAAGGTCTCCTGTCGGATGCCCCAGTGTATCATTGATATTTTTAAACCGGTCCAGGTCCAGAAATATCACGGCAAGTTTTTGATTATTGCGCTGTGC encodes:
- a CDS encoding EAL domain-containing protein, encoding MKIKPFKDIPLKQQLISISLLTTVVALLLTGLVLIAGEIVSFRSSLVENITAQAKIIGNNSTAALTFNDQNAAEETLSALKSVPDIDFALIYAKDGSVFAKYKRKDVKKDYSPPEIREDGYDFGVEHLTLFQSIVLDNEVIGTVYIRCDLNELYKRISWNIGVVLVLLALSIFVAFLLMSKLLQSITKPMMSMVQLMKTISTTKNYTLRSSIERQDEIGVLSGGFNEMLEQIQSRDMEIKRSYEQLLQEFTVRKQAEDTIKYMAYYDSLTGLPNRSLFNDRLSQVILQAQRNNQKLAVIFLDLDRFKNINDTLGHPTGDLLLKAVADRLSKSLRQSDTISHDVIDEFTISRHGGDEFTILLPGVNHVRDAARVAQKVLDILTEKFSVGIHELFISASAGISMYPADGDNAETLVKNADIAMYTAKEHGRNNYQFFTSAMNASVFERLTVENSLRKAIKKDEFILHYQPRVDIKTGRITGMEALVRWQHPEFGLVPPAQFIPIAEETGLIIPIGEQILWKTCRQNKIWQDAGLPHLRVGVNLSARQFQQQNLVEMISLALNNTGLSSAWLEIEITESTIMKDVSRTVRVLNKIHDMGVQIAIDDFGTGYSSLSYLKAFPIDMLKIDRAFLMGVTINPNDAAIVNAIIAMAHILKLKVIAEGVETEEQLNFLRSGQCDDMQGYFFSRPLPPEELEQLLKNNPWEKEGNKSL